The proteins below come from a single uncultured Sunxiuqinia sp. genomic window:
- the lpdA gene encoding dihydrolipoyl dehydrogenase: protein MKDNKIHELVIIGAGPGGYRAAFMAADLGLKVTLVDPEINPGGVCLYRGCIPTKALLHLSKIKKEAADAEEMGLKFSSPEIDLKKIASWKNDVVKKLTGGLGQLVKARKINYVKAYAKFIDSKNLELKFKNGDIEKITFEHAIVATGSQPIEIPEIEFDQSGIWNSAEALELKGIPDKLLIVGGGYIGLEMATIYQALGAKVSIVELTDDFMPGMDKDLVAAYKKLSKGTFSDVFLETKVTKVDKHGKKKQVTFESKKKETFRKQFDRVLVAVGQKPNTKGLGLNKIAAELDDKGFIKVNDKQETTAKDVFAIGDVVGAPLLAHKASYEGMVAAEVIAGEKSTNDAKVIPAVIYTEPEIATCGLSEKEAKEKGVKYKAVKFPWTASGRAVAMHAAGGFTKLLINPENERILGAGIVGKNAGDMISELALAIEMAATAQDVALTIHPHPTLSETIMETAEIFYGNPAHTFVKKKK, encoded by the coding sequence ATGAAAGATAATAAAATACACGAATTAGTAATTATTGGCGCTGGCCCCGGAGGTTACCGTGCAGCTTTCATGGCTGCAGATCTTGGGCTGAAAGTTACCCTGGTTGATCCTGAAATCAACCCGGGAGGAGTTTGCCTGTACCGCGGTTGTATCCCAACCAAAGCGTTGTTGCACTTATCGAAGATTAAAAAGGAAGCAGCTGATGCAGAAGAGATGGGGCTAAAGTTTAGCTCTCCGGAAATTGATCTGAAAAAAATAGCTTCCTGGAAAAACGACGTAGTGAAGAAATTAACTGGTGGGCTGGGACAGTTGGTGAAAGCGAGAAAGATAAATTACGTGAAAGCATACGCCAAATTCATCGATTCAAAGAATTTGGAGCTGAAATTTAAAAATGGTGATATTGAAAAAATCACGTTTGAACATGCTATCGTTGCTACTGGATCCCAACCAATTGAAATACCTGAGATTGAGTTTGATCAATCAGGAATTTGGAATTCAGCTGAAGCCTTGGAATTGAAAGGGATTCCGGATAAACTGTTAATCGTTGGCGGTGGATATATCGGCCTGGAAATGGCTACTATTTATCAGGCTTTAGGTGCTAAGGTGTCGATTGTTGAGTTAACCGACGACTTTATGCCCGGTATGGATAAAGACTTGGTTGCAGCGTATAAGAAACTTTCGAAGGGAACATTTTCGGACGTGTTTTTGGAAACCAAAGTCACGAAGGTGGATAAACACGGTAAAAAGAAACAGGTCACATTTGAATCGAAGAAAAAGGAAACCTTTCGCAAGCAATTTGATCGGGTGCTGGTAGCTGTTGGTCAAAAACCAAATACCAAAGGTTTAGGACTAAATAAAATCGCTGCGGAGCTGGATGATAAGGGCTTTATCAAAGTAAACGATAAACAGGAAACAACAGCAAAAGATGTATTTGCGATAGGCGATGTGGTTGGTGCACCTTTACTGGCGCATAAAGCAAGCTACGAAGGCATGGTTGCCGCAGAAGTAATTGCAGGGGAAAAGTCGACTAACGATGCTAAAGTAATTCCGGCGGTGATTTACACCGAGCCTGAAATTGCAACCTGTGGACTGAGTGAAAAAGAAGCAAAAGAAAAAGGTGTTAAATACAAAGCCGTAAAATTTCCGTGGACTGCATCAGGCAGGGCGGTAGCGATGCATGCTGCCGGAGGATTTACCAAGCTTTTAATTAATCCGGAAAATGAACGGATTCTTGGTGCAGGCATCGTTGGGAAAAACGCCGGCGACATGATTTCGGAATTGGCCTTGGCCATAGAAATGGCAGCCACCGCACAAGACGTGGCTTTAACCATTCATCCGCACCCAACGCTTAGCGAAACTATTATGGAAACTGCCGAAATATTTTACGGAAATCCTGCGCACACCTTTGTGAAAAAGAAAAAATAA
- a CDS encoding ferritin-like domain-containing protein, producing the protein MQNYHEPPQDLTDETRDYVRALVSLKEEIEAIDWYQQRLSVTKDQQLKKILEHNRDEEMEHACMALEWLRRNMKGWDDHLRTYLFTEKDIVKLEDD; encoded by the coding sequence ATGCAAAACTATCATGAACCACCTCAGGATTTAACTGATGAAACACGCGACTATGTTCGTGCATTGGTTTCGTTGAAAGAAGAAATTGAAGCTATCGATTGGTATCAACAGCGACTATCGGTCACAAAGGATCAACAACTTAAAAAAATATTAGAGCATAACCGCGACGAAGAAATGGAGCATGCCTGTATGGCTTTAGAATGGCTCCGAAGAAACATGAAAGGCTGGGATGACCATTTGAGAACCTACCTTTTTACAGAAAAAGATATTGTGAAACTTGAAGATGACTAA
- a CDS encoding family 1 encapsulin nanocompartment shell protein — translation MNILKKSIAPITDKAWEEISDRTNEILKTYLTGRKFIDIDGPNGLEMGGVSTGRLVTPEKQTSEGINYGIREVLPFVENRKPFELDVWELDNIERGAKDVDLSPLEDAVKEVAFFEEKVIYKGFSPIKIKGLEPSAKSDPVDIPDNTNAFLKELGRQVLKLSQNGVEGPYSLVINAEQWLNLIKLSEGYPISMQLKEILGGNVIVNQSNEHSFLVSERGGDYELIQGQDITLGYDSHDTEKVKLYLTASFTFRVISPEAIVVFKSKKKE, via the coding sequence ATGAATATTTTAAAAAAATCAATTGCTCCAATAACTGATAAAGCCTGGGAAGAAATATCCGACAGGACCAATGAAATATTGAAGACCTATCTTACAGGACGAAAATTTATAGATATCGATGGCCCGAACGGACTGGAAATGGGAGGAGTATCAACCGGGCGTCTAGTAACACCAGAAAAACAAACCAGTGAAGGTATTAACTATGGAATCCGGGAAGTTCTTCCTTTTGTTGAAAATCGCAAACCATTTGAATTGGATGTTTGGGAACTGGATAATATTGAACGTGGGGCTAAAGATGTAGACCTTTCGCCACTGGAAGATGCTGTGAAAGAAGTGGCCTTTTTTGAAGAAAAGGTGATTTATAAAGGATTTTCTCCAATTAAAATAAAAGGTTTGGAGCCTTCAGCAAAAAGTGATCCGGTAGATATACCTGACAATACAAATGCTTTTTTAAAAGAGCTCGGACGACAAGTATTGAAACTGAGTCAAAATGGAGTAGAAGGTCCTTACTCTTTAGTTATCAATGCCGAACAGTGGCTCAACTTGATTAAACTATCCGAAGGTTATCCCATTTCGATGCAACTCAAAGAAATATTGGGTGGAAATGTGATTGTCAATCAGTCCAATGAACACTCCTTTTTAGTTTCAGAAAGAGGTGGAGATTATGAATTGATTCAAGGACAGGATATTACCTTGGGATATGATAGTCACGATACCGAAAAGGTAAAACTGTATCTCACTGCTTCATTTACGTTTCGGGTAATTAGCCCCGAAGCAATCGTTGTCTTTAAAAGTAAGAAAAAAGAGTAA
- a CDS encoding STAS/SEC14 domain-containing protein — MFEVLNLTEKNLIAIRINGEVKKVDYDMITPLIDGRVKDYGKIKMYIEIESIDGIKPSAFKEDLKTYIRHFNHIEKIAVVGRSKWEKLWSNLASPFVSGQIKYYDHAEVSDAVKWILE, encoded by the coding sequence ATGTTTGAGGTATTGAATTTGACAGAAAAAAATCTCATTGCCATAAGAATAAATGGCGAGGTTAAAAAGGTAGACTATGATATGATTACCCCCTTGATCGACGGGAGAGTAAAAGACTATGGTAAAATTAAAATGTACATCGAAATTGAAAGTATTGATGGAATTAAACCATCTGCTTTCAAGGAAGACCTGAAAACGTACATCAGGCATTTTAATCATATTGAGAAAATTGCTGTTGTCGGAAGAAGCAAATGGGAAAAGTTATGGTCAAACCTGGCTAGCCCTTTTGTTTCCGGGCAGATCAAGTATTATGACCATGCCGAAGTTTCAGATGCAGTGAAATGGATTCTGGAATAA
- a CDS encoding TIGR00730 family Rossman fold protein, with amino-acid sequence MKVCVFSSSSNAIDPVYINEAIHLSQLIGHEKMTLINGGANVGLMETVLKEVVNAGGDTIGILPKKLNGHKLASKFAKKLIISKDMVDRKSIMREIANAFVALPGGFGTLEEILEVITLKQLDYHNKAIVFVNTNGFYDDLFKQFERSFEENFAKHSYRELYHIAATSEEAINYLKSYSPPAPVNKWYKVPQK; translated from the coding sequence ATGAAAGTATGTGTATTTTCGTCCTCCAGTAATGCGATCGATCCTGTTTATATTAATGAAGCGATTCATCTCTCTCAACTAATTGGCCACGAAAAAATGACCTTAATAAACGGAGGAGCCAATGTAGGATTGATGGAAACCGTTTTGAAAGAAGTGGTAAACGCCGGAGGAGACACCATTGGCATTTTACCTAAAAAGCTAAACGGGCATAAGCTTGCCTCAAAATTTGCCAAGAAGCTAATTATTTCGAAAGACATGGTGGATCGTAAATCGATTATGCGCGAAATAGCCAACGCCTTTGTCGCTCTTCCCGGAGGCTTTGGAACGCTGGAAGAAATATTGGAGGTGATTACCCTCAAACAATTAGACTACCATAATAAAGCTATTGTATTTGTCAACACAAACGGATTTTATGATGATTTATTCAAGCAATTTGAACGATCTTTCGAAGAAAACTTCGCCAAGCACAGCTACCGCGAGCTCTACCATATTGCAGCGACTAGTGAAGAAGCCATCAATTACCTAAAAAGTTACTCTCCTCCTGCACCGGTCAATAAATGGTATAAAGTACCTCAAAAATAA
- the gyrB gene encoding DNA topoisomerase (ATP-hydrolyzing) subunit B, producing the protein MSELENKQNTGNGNYSADSIQVLEGLEAVRKRPAMYIGDVNEKGLHHLVYEVVDNSIDEALAGYCSSIDVIINEDNSISVADDGRGIPTEKMTKENKSALEVVMTVLHAGGKFNKDSYKVSGGLHGVGVSCVNALSAVLTAEIHRDGKVFFQEYHRGVPQEEVKVIGDSDKTGTIVTFKPDDTIFLTTTYKYEILSARLRELAFLNAGIKLSLIDKRVQDDEGNYKTDNYLSVEGLKEFVEFLDDARERLIDETIHISSEKAGVPVEIALHYNTSFSENIHSYVNNINTIEGGTHLTGFRRGLTRTLKGYAETSGMLSKLKFDINGDDFREGLTAVVSVKVQEPQFEGQTKTKLGNSEISLPVDQAVSEMLSNYLEENPKSAKAIVNKVILAAQARHAARKARELVQRKNVMSGGGLPGKLADCSDKDASQCEIYLVEGDSAGGTAKQGRNRRFQAILPLRGKILNVEKAMQHKVFENEEIRNIFTALGVSIGTEDDSKALNMDKIRYHKIIIMTDADVDGSHIATLIMTFFFRFMKDLIKAGYLYIATPPLYLIKKGKRESYAWNDQQRLQLINEWADGKESLVHTQRYKGLGEMNAEQLWSTTMDPERRTLRQVTIENAADADHIFSMLMGDEVPPRRKFIEDHAVYANIDA; encoded by the coding sequence ATGAGCGAATTAGAAAATAAGCAGAATACCGGAAACGGGAATTATTCGGCTGACAGTATTCAAGTACTGGAAGGTTTGGAAGCAGTACGTAAGCGTCCGGCGATGTACATCGGAGATGTAAATGAAAAAGGGCTTCACCATTTGGTTTATGAAGTTGTTGACAACTCCATCGATGAAGCATTAGCTGGTTATTGTAGTAGTATTGATGTCATCATTAATGAAGATAATTCGATCTCGGTAGCTGATGATGGACGTGGAATTCCTACTGAAAAGATGACCAAGGAAAATAAATCAGCCTTGGAAGTAGTAATGACAGTGCTCCATGCCGGAGGTAAATTCAATAAGGATAGTTATAAAGTATCTGGTGGTTTGCACGGTGTTGGTGTATCCTGTGTGAATGCGCTTTCAGCTGTATTAACTGCTGAGATTCATCGCGACGGAAAAGTTTTCTTCCAGGAATACCACCGTGGCGTTCCTCAAGAAGAAGTTAAGGTAATTGGAGACTCGGATAAAACAGGTACCATTGTTACGTTTAAACCCGACGATACCATTTTCTTAACAACCACTTATAAATATGAAATTTTGTCGGCACGCTTGCGCGAATTAGCATTCCTGAATGCAGGAATCAAGCTTTCGCTAATTGACAAGCGCGTACAGGACGATGAGGGAAATTATAAAACTGACAATTATTTATCAGTCGAAGGACTGAAAGAATTTGTCGAATTTCTGGATGATGCAAGGGAACGATTGATTGATGAAACCATACATATTTCATCTGAAAAAGCAGGTGTTCCAGTAGAAATTGCATTACATTATAATACTTCGTTTTCCGAAAATATTCATTCGTATGTAAATAATATTAACACCATTGAAGGAGGAACACACTTAACAGGATTCCGTCGTGGATTAACCAGAACATTGAAAGGTTATGCCGAAACTTCGGGCATGCTCTCGAAACTAAAATTCGACATTAATGGAGATGATTTCCGTGAAGGGTTAACAGCCGTTGTTTCTGTAAAAGTTCAGGAACCACAGTTTGAAGGCCAGACCAAAACGAAACTGGGAAACTCGGAGATCAGTCTACCTGTTGATCAAGCTGTTAGTGAAATGCTCTCCAACTATTTGGAAGAAAATCCCAAATCGGCAAAAGCAATTGTCAATAAGGTTATTCTAGCTGCTCAGGCTCGACATGCTGCGCGTAAAGCACGTGAGCTCGTTCAGCGTAAAAATGTAATGTCAGGTGGCGGACTTCCAGGAAAACTGGCTGACTGCTCGGACAAAGATGCCTCACAGTGCGAGATTTACCTGGTTGAGGGAGATTCAGCAGGTGGAACAGCAAAACAAGGCCGTAACCGTCGTTTTCAAGCTATTTTGCCATTACGTGGTAAGATCCTGAACGTGGAAAAAGCCATGCAGCACAAAGTATTTGAAAACGAAGAGATTAGAAATATTTTTACGGCATTGGGCGTAAGCATTGGAACCGAGGATGATTCCAAAGCACTGAACATGGATAAGATTCGTTATCACAAAATCATCATCATGACCGATGCCGATGTGGACGGAAGCCACATTGCCACACTCATTATGACTTTCTTTTTCCGCTTTATGAAAGATCTGATTAAAGCAGGCTATCTGTACATTGCGACTCCTCCTTTATATTTAATTAAAAAAGGAAAACGTGAATCGTATGCATGGAATGACCAGCAACGCCTTCAATTAATTAACGAATGGGCTGATGGAAAAGAATCATTAGTACACACCCAGCGTTACAAAGGTCTTGGAGAGATGAACGCCGAACAGCTATGGTCGACCACGATGGATCCGGAACGTAGAACCTTACGCCAGGTGACTATCGAAAACGCCGCTGATGCTGATCACATTTTCAGCATGCTAATGGGCGACGAGGTGCCACCACGAAGGAAGTTCATTGAAGACCACGCAGTTTATGCAAATATTGATGCTTAA
- a CDS encoding tetratricopeptide repeat protein yields MRTRILLFIILLSGFTFSGYGQETTYYSSLEADIHQAKELFSKNKFIVAQQQFSSIVRKSEEGSEIQSEALFYKALCALRLENKNGEELIEKFIDENPESPYTNKAWFELGSDQFNNGKYAPMLRSYRNLKPSILNKEEQIKVHYQKGYAYFQTEKYQLAENEFEKIKDTNNLYAAPAKYYWAHIQYLKDDYDAALTEFDKLRNNPAFAEVIPFYMSQIYYKKGQYDKVIEFTIPLMNEVSDDKKPELAKIVGNSYFQGKDFQKAIPYFESYFEATNSKARDENYMLGYCYYVSGQYDKAIEPLENASRGKDELAQNAYYHLADCYVETDQKDKARVAFESASELDFNPDIKEDALFNYAKITYELSYSPFNETIKAFDKYISLYPNSERNDAAYDYLVNVYMSTSNYKEAIESIEKIEVKSTAVKKASQRVTFYRGLELFNNLYYDSAIDLFEQSLQNASASRELKAGALFWKAEANYRLKNYEKAISGFSQFLNTSGADSRPEYQTARYNLAYAYFKLQDYDQASKYFQQFLDKNSTDEDEKVADAFNRLGDCYFVGRDYRNAINNYEKAYWLKQYDADYALFQKAICVGIQRDQSQKISLLRTLVQTFPKSAFMDDALFELGRSFDRTGQPKVAEGYYRDIINDYPQSSYRPKAILQLGLVQYNQSNFKQSLETYKQVINEYPNSPAAQSALIGVKNNYIELNNIDAYFAYTQRLGSGVQVTASEQDSLTYLSAEKLYMARDSKAKAQLEKYLRQYPNGSFSLNAHFYLGEQRYAEKEYALALKDYEYVLSKEDNIFTEPALEKAAELQYNAANYQKALSYYQHFESISNTNWNILKARAGKMRCNYKLANYKECIDAAKMLLSSDKLTDILKREANYKLAKSYYETKQFNKALPILGDLAEDTKSAEGAEAKYLLTEILYNQNKLQEAEEQVMDFISKNTPHQYWLAKSFILLSDVYLSQGDQFQAKHTIKSIVENYPETDDGIIETAQAKLQHLESLEQEQKQTENPMKININEQ; encoded by the coding sequence ATGAGAACAAGAATCTTACTGTTCATCATTTTATTGAGTGGCTTCACTTTTTCCGGTTACGGACAGGAAACCACTTATTATTCATCTCTCGAAGCAGACATCCATCAAGCGAAAGAGCTTTTTTCCAAAAATAAATTCATTGTAGCCCAACAACAGTTTTCTTCTATCGTTCGAAAGTCCGAAGAAGGATCTGAGATTCAATCGGAAGCCCTGTTTTACAAGGCATTGTGTGCTCTTCGTCTGGAAAATAAAAACGGAGAAGAATTGATTGAAAAATTTATTGATGAAAATCCGGAAAGCCCTTATACCAACAAAGCTTGGTTTGAATTGGGTAGTGACCAATTTAATAACGGCAAATATGCTCCCATGCTTCGTTCGTACCGAAATTTAAAGCCAAGTATTCTGAATAAGGAAGAGCAAATCAAAGTGCACTATCAGAAAGGATACGCCTACTTTCAAACAGAAAAATATCAGCTAGCCGAAAATGAGTTTGAAAAAATTAAGGATACAAATAATTTATATGCAGCCCCGGCAAAATATTACTGGGCACATATTCAATATTTAAAAGATGACTACGATGCAGCACTCACTGAATTTGATAAATTGAGAAACAACCCGGCTTTTGCCGAGGTGATTCCGTTTTATATGAGTCAGATTTATTACAAGAAAGGTCAATATGACAAAGTGATTGAGTTCACTATTCCTTTGATGAACGAAGTTTCGGATGACAAGAAGCCTGAACTTGCTAAAATCGTTGGGAACAGTTACTTCCAAGGCAAAGACTTTCAAAAGGCCATTCCCTATTTTGAATCTTATTTTGAAGCAACTAACAGTAAAGCCAGAGACGAAAATTATATGCTTGGCTATTGCTACTACGTCAGTGGTCAATACGACAAGGCGATTGAGCCATTAGAAAATGCGTCACGCGGAAAAGACGAGTTGGCGCAAAACGCTTACTACCACCTTGCTGACTGTTATGTGGAAACCGACCAAAAAGACAAAGCGCGAGTGGCTTTTGAATCAGCATCAGAACTGGATTTTAATCCGGATATTAAAGAAGATGCCTTGTTCAATTATGCAAAAATCACTTACGAATTATCGTACTCCCCATTCAACGAAACAATTAAGGCATTCGATAAATACATTTCGCTTTACCCCAACTCGGAACGCAATGATGCTGCTTACGACTATTTGGTAAATGTGTACATGAGTACCAGCAACTACAAAGAAGCCATTGAGTCTATCGAAAAGATCGAGGTAAAAAGCACAGCAGTTAAAAAAGCCTCTCAGCGAGTTACTTTTTATCGCGGATTGGAACTGTTTAATAATCTGTATTACGACTCGGCGATCGACCTGTTTGAACAGTCTTTACAAAATGCGTCAGCCAGCCGTGAACTGAAAGCCGGTGCTTTGTTTTGGAAAGCCGAAGCCAATTACAGACTTAAGAACTACGAAAAAGCAATTAGTGGGTTTAGTCAATTTTTGAATACCTCTGGTGCTGACAGCCGGCCCGAGTATCAAACAGCTCGCTACAACCTGGCTTATGCTTATTTCAAACTGCAAGATTATGATCAGGCCAGTAAATACTTTCAGCAGTTTTTAGATAAAAACAGTACCGATGAAGATGAAAAGGTTGCCGATGCTTTCAACCGTTTAGGAGATTGTTACTTTGTTGGTCGCGACTACCGCAATGCCATTAATAATTATGAAAAAGCTTATTGGCTCAAGCAGTACGATGCCGATTACGCCCTTTTTCAAAAAGCAATTTGTGTTGGTATTCAGCGCGATCAGAGCCAAAAAATCAGTTTGCTGCGCACACTAGTACAAACATTTCCAAAATCTGCTTTTATGGATGATGCTTTGTTTGAACTGGGAAGGTCATTTGACCGCACCGGACAACCCAAAGTAGCCGAAGGATATTATCGCGATATCATCAACGATTATCCCCAAAGCAGTTACCGCCCAAAGGCAATTCTTCAACTCGGGCTGGTGCAGTACAACCAGTCTAACTTCAAACAGTCGCTGGAAACATACAAGCAGGTCATCAATGAATATCCCAACAGCCCGGCAGCTCAATCAGCATTAATTGGAGTAAAAAATAATTACATCGAACTGAATAATATTGATGCCTACTTTGCATACACTCAACGTCTCGGATCAGGCGTTCAGGTTACTGCTTCGGAGCAAGATTCGCTGACATACCTTTCAGCCGAAAAACTTTACATGGCGAGAGACTCCAAAGCCAAGGCACAACTGGAAAAATACTTGCGCCAATATCCGAATGGCAGTTTTAGTTTAAACGCTCACTTTTATTTGGGTGAACAGCGATATGCCGAAAAAGAATATGCTTTGGCGCTCAAAGATTACGAGTATGTACTGAGTAAAGAAGATAATATTTTTACTGAGCCGGCGCTTGAAAAGGCTGCTGAACTACAATATAATGCTGCCAATTACCAAAAGGCTTTAAGTTATTACCAACATTTCGAAAGCATTTCGAATACCAATTGGAATATTTTGAAAGCACGCGCCGGGAAAATGCGGTGCAACTATAAGCTTGCAAACTACAAGGAGTGTATTGATGCAGCCAAAATGCTGCTAAGCTCCGACAAATTAACCGATATTTTGAAGCGGGAAGCAAACTACAAATTGGCCAAGTCGTATTACGAAACCAAACAATTTAATAAGGCACTTCCTATTTTGGGCGACCTGGCAGAAGACACCAAGTCAGCTGAAGGAGCTGAAGCCAAATACCTGCTCACCGAAATTCTTTACAATCAAAATAAATTGCAGGAAGCTGAAGAGCAGGTGATGGATTTTATTTCGAAAAACACGCCTCACCAATATTGGCTGGCCAAAAGTTTCATCCTTCTTTCTGATGTTTACCTCAGCCAGGGAGATCAGTTTCAGGCGAAGCACACCATAAAAAGTATTGTTGAAAATTATCCGGAGACCGATGATGGAATCATCGAAACCGCTCAAGCTAAATTGCAACATCTGGAAAGTTTGGAGCAAGAGCAAAAACAAACAGAAAATCCGATGAAAATCAACATTAACGAACAGTAA
- a CDS encoding ATP-binding cassette domain-containing protein — protein sequence MSKESIISLQGVDIFQQDQLILAQINLRIEEGEFVYLIGKVGSGKSSLIKVLNAELDLFTGEALVAGYDLRKIKSSEIPYLRRNLGVVFQDFRLLTDRNVHDNLSFVLKATGWKIEKAIEDQINEVMERVGMKAKLGSMPHELSGGEQQRIVIARAILNDPDIILADEPTGNLDPETSDELMIILKELNDEGKTILMATHDYHILNRYPGRTLVCAEQKVSDSSKAKDEVDFSELLEED from the coding sequence ATGAGCAAAGAATCTATTATTTCGCTTCAGGGAGTTGATATTTTTCAACAGGATCAATTAATATTAGCCCAAATCAACCTCCGTATTGAGGAGGGAGAATTCGTTTATTTAATCGGAAAGGTTGGGAGCGGAAAGTCGAGCCTGATAAAAGTTTTAAATGCTGAATTGGATTTGTTTACAGGCGAAGCGCTGGTTGCCGGGTACGATCTTCGAAAGATAAAAAGCTCTGAGATCCCATATTTACGTAGAAATCTTGGGGTTGTTTTTCAGGATTTTCGCTTGCTAACTGATCGTAATGTGCATGATAATCTTTCGTTTGTACTGAAAGCGACAGGGTGGAAAATAGAGAAGGCCATAGAAGACCAAATCAATGAAGTGATGGAGCGGGTAGGGATGAAAGCGAAATTGGGAAGTATGCCGCATGAACTTTCGGGCGGCGAACAGCAACGAATTGTTATTGCCCGTGCTATCTTAAATGATCCTGATATTATTTTAGCCGATGAACCAACAGGAAATCTTGACCCGGAGACATCAGATGAACTTATGATAATTTTAAAGGAATTGAATGATGAGGGAAAAACCATTCTGATGGCTACCCATGATTACCATATTTTAAATCGATATCCGGGACGAACGCTTGTATGTGCCGAGCAAAAAGTTAGTGATTCTTCAAAAGCGAAAGATGAAGTTGATTTTTCGGAGTTGTTGGAAGAGGATTAG
- a CDS encoding glycosyltransferase, whose translation MKKVIISVTNDLVTDNRVHKVALSLQKMGFKVTLVGRKLPNSKKLDRRSYKTKRLKLFFKKGPLFYLEYNVRLLFFILQRKVDIILANDLDSLPANFIASKRKKRPLVYDSHELFTQVPELINRRRTQAIWERIESWILPQLEHAYTVCESIATFYNKKYSTSFQVIRNLPHREELLMVPPEKVLLADDRKIILYQGALNIGRGLEFAIKAMQYIDNARLLIAGDGDITKALMHLVADLELADRVTFLGKIPLSEMKYITAQANLGLSIEEDLGLNYRYALPNKLFDYIQHQVPVLVSNLPEMSKIVNRYQVGMILKSHDPEQMAHQLHEALFDMHLREHWIENLPQAAEELCWEKEEKILIDIFTPLKKSQGNKKESQQTS comes from the coding sequence TTGAAAAAAGTTATTATCTCAGTCACTAACGACCTGGTTACCGACAACCGAGTACATAAGGTTGCACTAAGCCTACAAAAAATGGGGTTTAAAGTAACTTTAGTTGGTCGAAAATTACCCAATAGTAAAAAGTTAGATCGACGCAGTTATAAGACCAAACGGCTGAAACTCTTTTTCAAAAAAGGACCTCTGTTTTATCTTGAATACAATGTCAGGCTGTTATTTTTTATCCTTCAACGGAAGGTTGACATCATACTGGCGAATGACCTGGATAGCCTGCCAGCCAATTTTATCGCATCAAAACGAAAGAAAAGACCGCTCGTTTACGATAGTCATGAACTGTTTACCCAAGTACCGGAATTAATTAATCGCAGGCGTACCCAAGCCATTTGGGAGCGAATCGAAAGTTGGATACTGCCCCAGTTAGAGCATGCTTACACGGTTTGCGAATCGATCGCTACGTTTTATAACAAAAAGTACAGTACTTCTTTTCAGGTTATTCGCAACCTGCCACATCGCGAAGAGCTATTAATGGTGCCGCCCGAAAAAGTGCTACTTGCTGACGATCGGAAAATCATACTTTATCAGGGGGCTTTAAATATTGGTCGAGGATTGGAATTTGCCATCAAAGCCATGCAATACATCGATAATGCGCGACTGCTCATTGCCGGAGATGGAGACATTACCAAGGCATTGATGCACTTGGTGGCTGATTTAGAACTAGCAGACCGCGTAACCTTTTTGGGAAAAATCCCACTGTCCGAAATGAAATACATCACAGCTCAAGCTAACCTGGGTTTATCAATAGAAGAGGATCTTGGGTTGAACTACCGCTACGCCCTTCCAAATAAATTATTTGACTACATCCAGCATCAGGTACCGGTTTTAGTAAGCAACTTGCCTGAGATGAGTAAAATTGTTAATCGCTATCAGGTTGGTATGATTTTAAAAAGTCACGATCCGGAACAAATGGCTCACCAACTTCACGAAGCCTTATTTGATATGCACCTTCGTGAGCATTGGATTGAAAACCTCCCACAGGCAGCAGAAGAACTGTGTTGGGAAAAAGAGGAAAAAATACTTATTGATATTTTCACCCCACTAAAAAAAAGCCAGGGGAATAAAAAAGAATCACAACAAACAAGCTAA